A genomic segment from Corylus avellana chromosome ca5, CavTom2PMs-1.0 encodes:
- the LOC132181610 gene encoding putative disease resistance protein RGA1 — MAEGVLFNIAEGMIKSLGSPALQEIGLLCGFKDELQKLTNSVSTIKNVLLDAEEKQAHSHEVRDWLEKLKDAMYDADDLLDDSSTQLLRQQVMTRDKKAKQVRIFFSKSNQLVYGLKMGHRIKAVRARLDEIGNDQIKFGFTERLIVKHEFEHRKREDTHSFVREGQVIGREGEKKAVKELLFDYNVEEIISIIPIVGIGGIGKTTLAQYVFNDDEVKRHFELRLWVCVSDPFDVKTIVAKLIESATKKRPESLEMDLLQSQLRAETDGKLYLLVLDDVWSENRGTWLKLEILLSGGRKGSKVLITTRSKRVAEITGTMSPYLLGGLSESNSWNLFKKMAFKDGEEPKNPKLVEIGRVIVQKCAQVPLAIRSIGNYGIEVEVLIHLWAAQGFLHSSYGNRHLEDIGREYFMDLLWRSFFQDVQRDGLGEIIKCKIHDLIHDLAQSVADSLSNIPALLPKANKMRTLLLGIPILPGIDDYINENIAIHESNKPVSNTLISSFKCLRALNLSRSSIQKVPSSIGKLEHLRFLDLSRNADIKLLPASITKLQNLQTLRLDFCRGLKELPEDTRNLISLRHLGLNGCNSLTHMPYGLGKLIALQTLALYILGKKKSRLSKPKGELRDLDGLDELRGLLWIKGLEHSRSSPSEAKTANLERKQLRHLMLEWDPKSSEESDKAVANDEQLLQNLQPHLNLK, encoded by the exons ATGGCCGAAGGAGTTCTCTTCAACATTGCTGAGGGTATGATTAAGAGTTTGGGTTCTCCTGCTCTCCAAGAGATTGGACTGCTATGTGGTTTCAAAGATGAGCTTCAAAAGCTCACAAACTCGGTTTCCACTATAAAAAATGTGCTTTTGGATGCGGAGGAGAAGCAGGCCCACAGCCATGAGGTCAGAGATTGGCTTGAAAAGCTGAAGGATGCCATGTACGACGCTGACGATTTGCTGGATGACTCCTCCACTCAACTTTTACGGCAACAAGTGATGACACGGGATAAGAAGGCAAAACAG GTACgcatcttcttttccaaatcgAACCAGCTTGTATATGGCCTTAAAATGGGTCACAGGATCAAGGCAGTTAGGGCGAGATTGGATGAAATTGGAAATGATCAGATCAAATTTGGCTTCACTGAGCGCCTTATAGTGAAACATGAGTTTGAGCATAGGAAAAGAGAAGACACACACTCTTTTGTTCGTGAGGGACAAGTCATTGGGAGAGAGGGTGAAAAGAAGGCAGTTAAAGAGTTGTTATTTGATTATAATGTAGAAGAGATCATTTCCATCATTCCCATAGTTGGGATTGGTGGAATAGGTAAGACCACACTTGCTCAGTATGTGTTCAATGATGATGAAGTCAAAAGACATTTTGAGCTAAGACTCTGGGTGTGCGTCTCTGATCCTTTTGATGTGAAAACTATTGTTGCAAAGCTCATAGAATCTGCAACTAAAAAGAGACCTGAAAGCCTTGAGATGGATTTGTTACAAAGTCAGCTTCGAGCAGAAACTGATGGGAAGCtatatttacttgttttagatgatgtATGGAGTGAGAATCGCGGTACATGGTTGAAGTTGGAAATACTTTTATCGGGTGGCCGGAAGGGAAGCAAAGTTTTGATTACTACACGTAGCAAAAGAGTTGCAGAGATTACAGGCACAATGTCACCGTACCTTTTGGGTGGTCTATCTGAAAGCAATTCTtggaatttatttaagaaaatggcaTTTAAAGATGGGGAAGAGCCAAAGAATCCAAAGCTAGTAGAAATCGGAAGGGTTATCGTACAAAAGTGTGCACAAGTTCCTCTTGCTATAAGGAGCATTGGGA ATTATGGAATTGAAGTGGAGGTGTTGATTCATCTATGGGCGGCTCAAGGCTTTCTTCATTCATCATATGGAAACAGGCATCTTGAAGATATTGGTCGcgagtattttatggatttgcttTGGAGGTCATTTTTCCAAGACGTACAAAGAGATGGACTTGGTGAAATAATAAAGTGCAAAATACATGACCTTATTCACGATCTTGCACAGTCAGTAGCAG ATTCATTATCGAATATTCCTGCTCTTTTGCCCAAGGCTAACAAAATGAGAACACTTCTTCTAGGAATTCCAATACTTCCAGGAATTGATGATTATATCAATGAGAACATTGCAATACATGAGTCGAATAAGCCAGTCTCTAATACActaatttcaagttttaaatgctTGCGTGCTTTGAATTTGAGTCGGTCGAGTATTCAAAAAGTGCCGAGTTCCATTGGCAAGTTAGAGCATTTAAGATTTCTAGATTTGTCTAGGAATGCAGATATCAAACTACTTCCCGCTTCTATAACTAAAttgcagaatttgcaaacactaagACTTGACTTTTGTCGTGGGCTTAAAGAATTGCCAGAAGACACTAGAAACTTAATCAGCCTTAGGCATCTTGGGTTAAATGGGTGTAATAGCTTGACTCATATGCCTTATGGACTGGGAAAATTGATTGCTCTCCAAACATTGGCGCTATACattttagggaagaaaaaaagtcgTCTCTCCAAGCCAAAGGGTGAGCTAAGGGATCTGGATGGTTTAGATGAGTTGAGAGGATTATTATGGATCAAGGGTTTAGAGCACTCGAGATCTTCTCCATCGGAAGCAAAGACTGCAAACTTGGAGAGGAAACAACTTCGACATCTCATGTTAGAGTGGGACCCAAAATCTAGTGAAGAAAGTGATAAGGCAGTTGCAAACGATGAACAACTGCTGCAAAACCTTCAGCCACACCtaaatttgaaatga